A genome region from Phoenix dactylifera cultivar Barhee BC4 chromosome 18, palm_55x_up_171113_PBpolish2nd_filt_p, whole genome shotgun sequence includes the following:
- the LOC103698622 gene encoding uncharacterized protein LOC103698622 isoform X1, with the protein MSVAKVRACSSPDAMMPEQKTVKPEKVGQDPLDNFIKQAIGKEPFLSFSGVGDNPVQWIQLLHALDQQGSSKVSKCSKADNGVGGREHSLELCNCLSSEINGVKEFVHPRKDAGAPPKEKKSTSEQLQTLKLPEAVVAFAQAAAKANDLPRWPLVSPSKVQLLKCDKCSREFCSSINYRRHVRVHRRSLNNDKDSSSNREFLAAFWDKLCLDEAKEIMSLTDVAIEEVAGSAIIRALSSWIRKPGFSYLPQKYVKAGATLLDVVQSKPSRFLMSSKELFDVLDEASEKTFLRAGTAMSLQKFVLNGEAGKIALEMKNLVACTSFLLEQKLVKAWLADKDAEALRCQKLLVEEEEAARKRQAGLLERKRTKKLRQKEQKAKDFTDADNRVHSPGTMEYTSGSTGTPSPRAPSESDLYAQEASIDQDPQSLEPTGSPDPVADTNFRLHVHTEDADQNMDHLKQMENCRRQPTVTCYLLSKPSRNFRSGFYSGQVPVAKSSISMKHGTHKDPKAATSANWNKIWTRKFRPDSEEAGSSDRVDREHRDQPVIIDNSEVLIGSISVTLGQSNDCCQDSSSPCCSHYQEKLVKPDSSMNDVNCSGARLWKPVACQDNCDYAIIRSDKRENKMDRHATGTAISPDQSCLASGGMDGAGSERCKDLLALHRSANLSGPLLFSVKDAEAFLAQRWREAIASDHVQLVLPPKTEALDNFRNPKGNCTEAPMQSTNSIGWSILGRAENTTGSTKPAFGASKPKFRPKPERNCKLQYVPKQRNNALGE; encoded by the exons ATGTCAGTCGCTAAGGTAAGAGCTTGTAGCAGCCCTGATGCAATGATGCCCGAGCAGAAGACTGTGAAACCAGAGAAGGTTGGACAAGATCCCCTTGACAATTTCATCAAGCAGGCAATAGGAAAAGAGCCATTCCTTTCATTCTCTGGAGTGGGTGATAACCCTGTTCAATGGATACAACTGCTCCACGCACTGGACCAGCAGGGAAGCAGCAAAGTTTCTAAATGTTCAAAGGCAGACAATGGTGTTGGAGGAAGGGAGCACTCTCTTGAACTTTGCAATTGTTTGAGCTCTGAAATCAACGGGGTTAAGGAATTTGTTCACCCTCGAAAGGATGCTGGAGCCCCTCCAAAGGAGAAAAAGAGCACATCTGAACAATTGCAAACACTCAAACTTCCTGAAGCTGTTGTTGCCTTTGCTCAGGCTGCTGCAAAGGCAAATG ATCTCCCCAGATGGCCCTTGGTGTCACCATCTAAGGTGCAATTGCTTAAATGTGACAAGTGCTCTCGAGAATTTTGTTCGTCAATAAACTATCGACGGCATGTGCGTGTGCATCGCCGGTCTCTgaacaatgacaag GACTCTTCTAGTAATCGGGAATTCTTGGCTGCATTTTGGGACAAG cTATGTTTGGATGaggcaaaagaaatcatgtccCTCACAGATGTGGCTATAGAG GAAGTTGCTGGTTCTGCAATCATAAGAGCGTTGTCATCATGGATTCGAAAGCCAGGGTTTTCATATCTACCACAAAAGTACGTCAAGGCTGGTGCCACTCTTTTG GATGTTGTCCAATCTAAGCCTTCCAGGTTCCTTATGTCATCAAAGGAACTATTTGATGTGCTTGATGAGGCAAGTGAAAAAACCTTTTTGCGTGCTGGCACAGCTATGTCATTGCAAAAGTTTGTCTTAAATGGAGAAGCTGGGAAGATTGCCttggagatgaaaaatctagTTGCATGCACTAGTTTTCTGCTTGAACAGAAACTG GTCAAAGCATGGCTCGCTGACAAGGATGCTGAAGCTTTGAGGTGCCAGAAGTTGCttgtggaggaagaggaagctgCTCGGAAAAG ACAAGCTGGTCTCCTGGAAAGGAAAAGGACGAAGAAACTTAGGCAGAAAGAGCAAAAGGCAAAGGACTTTACTGATGCGGACAATAGGGTTCATTCACCTGGTACCATGGAGTATACATCCGGTTCCACAGGAACACCAAGTCCAAGGGCTCCATCCGAATCTGACTTGTACGCTCAAGAGGCATCAATTGATCAAGACCCACAATCTTTAGAGCCCACTGGATCACCAGATCCCGTTGCAGATACAAACTTCAGATTGCACGTGCACACTGAGGATGCTGATCAAAATATGGATCACCTAAAGCAAATGGAGAATTGCAGAAGACAGCCAACTGTGACCTGCTATCTACTATCAAAACCTTCTAGAAATTTTCGGAGTGGTTTCTACTCGGGTCAGGTTCCAGTGGCAAAGTCTTCCATTTCGATGAAACATGGCACTCACAAGGATCCAAAGGCTGCTACATCAGCCAATTGGAATAAAATTTGGACACGGAAATTCAGACCTGATAGTGAAGAAGCGGGTTCGTCTGACAGAGTAGACAGAGAACATAGAGATCAGCCAGTTATCATTGATAACTCTGAAGTTTTAATAGGTTCTATCAGTGTCACACTTGGACAATCAAATGATTGTTGCCAGGACTCGAGCTCCCCCTGCTGTAGTCATTATCAAGAGAAGTTGGTTAAGCCTGATTCCAGTATGAACGATGTCAACTGCTCCGGAGCAAGGCTGTGGAAACCAGTGGCTTGTCAAGATAACTGTGATTATGCCATCATAAGAAGTGATAAGAGAGAGAACAAAATGGACAGACACGCTACTGGAACTGCTATTTCACCTGATCAGAGCTGTCTTGCTTCTGGTGGAATGGATGGTGCTGGTTCTGAGAGGTGCAAGGATTTGTTGGCACTGCACAGAAGTGCAAACTTGTCAGGACCTTTGCTATTCTCAGTCAAAGATGCGGAGGCTTTCCTTGCTCAGA GGTGGAGGGAGGCCATTGCATCTGATCATGTCCAGCTAGTTCTACCCCCCAAAACTGAAGCATTGGATAATTTCAGAAACCCCAAGGGTAATTGCACGGAGGCACCAATGCAGTCTACCAATTCCATTGGATGGAGCATTCTTGGTCGTGCAGAGAACACGACGGGCTCAACCAAGCCGGCATTTGGTGCTTCCAAGCCCAAATTCAGACCAAAGccagaaaggaactgcaagttGCAGTATGTTCCCAAGCAGAGGAATAATGCTTTAGGAGAGTAG
- the LOC103698622 gene encoding uncharacterized protein LOC103698622 isoform X3, with amino-acid sequence MLEPLQRRKRAHLNNCKHSNFLKLLLPLLRLLQRQMVSLKNIFLVSKADLPRWPLVSPSKVQLLKCDKCSREFCSSINYRRHVRVHRRSLNNDKDSSSNREFLAAFWDKLCLDEAKEIMSLTDVAIEEVAGSAIIRALSSWIRKPGFSYLPQKYVKAGATLLDVVQSKPSRFLMSSKELFDVLDEASEKTFLRAGTAMSLQKFVLNGEAGKIALEMKNLVACTSFLLEQKLVKAWLADKDAEALRCQKLLVEEEEAARKRQAGLLERKRTKKLRQKEQKAKDFTDADNRVHSPGTMEYTSGSTGTPSPRAPSESDLYAQEASIDQDPQSLEPTGSPDPVADTNFRLHVHTEDADQNMDHLKQMENCRRQPTVTCYLLSKPSRNFRSGFYSGQVPVAKSSISMKHGTHKDPKAATSANWNKIWTRKFRPDSEEAGSSDRVDREHRDQPVIIDNSEVLIGSISVTLGQSNDCCQDSSSPCCSHYQEKLVKPDSSMNDVNCSGARLWKPVACQDNCDYAIIRSDKRENKMDRHATGTAISPDQSCLASGGMDGAGSERCKDLLALHRSANLSGPLLFSVKDAEAFLAQRWREAIASDHVQLVLPPKTEALDNFRNPKGNCTEAPMQSTNSIGWSILGRAENTTGSTKPAFGASKPKFRPKPERNCKLQYVPKQRNNALGE; translated from the exons ATGCTGGAGCCCCTCCAAAGGAGAAAAAGAGCACATCTGAACAATTGCAAACACTCAAACTTCCTGAAGCTGTTGTTGCCTTTGCTCAGGCTGCTGCAAAGGCAAATGGTGAGCCTGAAAAATATATTTCTAGTGTCAAAAGCAG ATCTCCCCAGATGGCCCTTGGTGTCACCATCTAAGGTGCAATTGCTTAAATGTGACAAGTGCTCTCGAGAATTTTGTTCGTCAATAAACTATCGACGGCATGTGCGTGTGCATCGCCGGTCTCTgaacaatgacaag GACTCTTCTAGTAATCGGGAATTCTTGGCTGCATTTTGGGACAAG cTATGTTTGGATGaggcaaaagaaatcatgtccCTCACAGATGTGGCTATAGAG GAAGTTGCTGGTTCTGCAATCATAAGAGCGTTGTCATCATGGATTCGAAAGCCAGGGTTTTCATATCTACCACAAAAGTACGTCAAGGCTGGTGCCACTCTTTTG GATGTTGTCCAATCTAAGCCTTCCAGGTTCCTTATGTCATCAAAGGAACTATTTGATGTGCTTGATGAGGCAAGTGAAAAAACCTTTTTGCGTGCTGGCACAGCTATGTCATTGCAAAAGTTTGTCTTAAATGGAGAAGCTGGGAAGATTGCCttggagatgaaaaatctagTTGCATGCACTAGTTTTCTGCTTGAACAGAAACTG GTCAAAGCATGGCTCGCTGACAAGGATGCTGAAGCTTTGAGGTGCCAGAAGTTGCttgtggaggaagaggaagctgCTCGGAAAAG ACAAGCTGGTCTCCTGGAAAGGAAAAGGACGAAGAAACTTAGGCAGAAAGAGCAAAAGGCAAAGGACTTTACTGATGCGGACAATAGGGTTCATTCACCTGGTACCATGGAGTATACATCCGGTTCCACAGGAACACCAAGTCCAAGGGCTCCATCCGAATCTGACTTGTACGCTCAAGAGGCATCAATTGATCAAGACCCACAATCTTTAGAGCCCACTGGATCACCAGATCCCGTTGCAGATACAAACTTCAGATTGCACGTGCACACTGAGGATGCTGATCAAAATATGGATCACCTAAAGCAAATGGAGAATTGCAGAAGACAGCCAACTGTGACCTGCTATCTACTATCAAAACCTTCTAGAAATTTTCGGAGTGGTTTCTACTCGGGTCAGGTTCCAGTGGCAAAGTCTTCCATTTCGATGAAACATGGCACTCACAAGGATCCAAAGGCTGCTACATCAGCCAATTGGAATAAAATTTGGACACGGAAATTCAGACCTGATAGTGAAGAAGCGGGTTCGTCTGACAGAGTAGACAGAGAACATAGAGATCAGCCAGTTATCATTGATAACTCTGAAGTTTTAATAGGTTCTATCAGTGTCACACTTGGACAATCAAATGATTGTTGCCAGGACTCGAGCTCCCCCTGCTGTAGTCATTATCAAGAGAAGTTGGTTAAGCCTGATTCCAGTATGAACGATGTCAACTGCTCCGGAGCAAGGCTGTGGAAACCAGTGGCTTGTCAAGATAACTGTGATTATGCCATCATAAGAAGTGATAAGAGAGAGAACAAAATGGACAGACACGCTACTGGAACTGCTATTTCACCTGATCAGAGCTGTCTTGCTTCTGGTGGAATGGATGGTGCTGGTTCTGAGAGGTGCAAGGATTTGTTGGCACTGCACAGAAGTGCAAACTTGTCAGGACCTTTGCTATTCTCAGTCAAAGATGCGGAGGCTTTCCTTGCTCAGA GGTGGAGGGAGGCCATTGCATCTGATCATGTCCAGCTAGTTCTACCCCCCAAAACTGAAGCATTGGATAATTTCAGAAACCCCAAGGGTAATTGCACGGAGGCACCAATGCAGTCTACCAATTCCATTGGATGGAGCATTCTTGGTCGTGCAGAGAACACGACGGGCTCAACCAAGCCGGCATTTGGTGCTTCCAAGCCCAAATTCAGACCAAAGccagaaaggaactgcaagttGCAGTATGTTCCCAAGCAGAGGAATAATGCTTTAGGAGAGTAG
- the LOC103698622 gene encoding uncharacterized protein LOC103698622 isoform X2 yields MSVAKVRACSSPDAMMPEQKTVKPEKVGQDPLDNFIKQAIGKEPFLSFSGVGDNPVQWIQLLHALDQQGSSKVSKCSKADNGVGGREHSLELCNCLSSEINGVKEFVHPRKDAGAPPKEKKSTSEQLQTLKLPEAVVAFAQAAAKANDLPRWPLVSPSKVQLLKCDKCSREFCSSINYRRHVRVHRRSLNNDKDSSSNREFLAAFWDKLCLDEAKEIMSLTDVAIEEVAGSAIIRALSSWIRKPGFSYLPQKYVKAGATLLDVVQSKPSRFLMSSKELFDVLDEASEKTFLRAGTAMSLQKFVLNGEAGKIALEMKNLVACTSFLLEQKLVKAWLADKDAEALRCQKLLVEEEEAARKRQAGLLERKRTKKLRQKEQKAKDFTDADNRVHSPGTMEYTSGSTGTPSPRAPSESDLYAQEASIDQDPQSLEPTGSPDPVADTNFRLHVHTEDADQNMDHLKQMENCRRQPTVTCYLLSKPSRNFRSGFYSGQVPVAKSSISMKHGTHKDPKAATSANWNKIWTRKFRPDSEEAGSSDRVDREHRDQPVIIDNSEVLIGSISVTLGQSNDCCQDSSSPCCSHYQEKLVKPDSSMNDVNCSGARLWKPVACQDNCDYAIIRSDKRENKMDRHATGTAISPDQSCLASGGMDGAGSERCKDLLALHRSANLSGPLLFSVKDAEAFLAQNTMFNWFSALVCSSGG; encoded by the exons ATGTCAGTCGCTAAGGTAAGAGCTTGTAGCAGCCCTGATGCAATGATGCCCGAGCAGAAGACTGTGAAACCAGAGAAGGTTGGACAAGATCCCCTTGACAATTTCATCAAGCAGGCAATAGGAAAAGAGCCATTCCTTTCATTCTCTGGAGTGGGTGATAACCCTGTTCAATGGATACAACTGCTCCACGCACTGGACCAGCAGGGAAGCAGCAAAGTTTCTAAATGTTCAAAGGCAGACAATGGTGTTGGAGGAAGGGAGCACTCTCTTGAACTTTGCAATTGTTTGAGCTCTGAAATCAACGGGGTTAAGGAATTTGTTCACCCTCGAAAGGATGCTGGAGCCCCTCCAAAGGAGAAAAAGAGCACATCTGAACAATTGCAAACACTCAAACTTCCTGAAGCTGTTGTTGCCTTTGCTCAGGCTGCTGCAAAGGCAAATG ATCTCCCCAGATGGCCCTTGGTGTCACCATCTAAGGTGCAATTGCTTAAATGTGACAAGTGCTCTCGAGAATTTTGTTCGTCAATAAACTATCGACGGCATGTGCGTGTGCATCGCCGGTCTCTgaacaatgacaag GACTCTTCTAGTAATCGGGAATTCTTGGCTGCATTTTGGGACAAG cTATGTTTGGATGaggcaaaagaaatcatgtccCTCACAGATGTGGCTATAGAG GAAGTTGCTGGTTCTGCAATCATAAGAGCGTTGTCATCATGGATTCGAAAGCCAGGGTTTTCATATCTACCACAAAAGTACGTCAAGGCTGGTGCCACTCTTTTG GATGTTGTCCAATCTAAGCCTTCCAGGTTCCTTATGTCATCAAAGGAACTATTTGATGTGCTTGATGAGGCAAGTGAAAAAACCTTTTTGCGTGCTGGCACAGCTATGTCATTGCAAAAGTTTGTCTTAAATGGAGAAGCTGGGAAGATTGCCttggagatgaaaaatctagTTGCATGCACTAGTTTTCTGCTTGAACAGAAACTG GTCAAAGCATGGCTCGCTGACAAGGATGCTGAAGCTTTGAGGTGCCAGAAGTTGCttgtggaggaagaggaagctgCTCGGAAAAG ACAAGCTGGTCTCCTGGAAAGGAAAAGGACGAAGAAACTTAGGCAGAAAGAGCAAAAGGCAAAGGACTTTACTGATGCGGACAATAGGGTTCATTCACCTGGTACCATGGAGTATACATCCGGTTCCACAGGAACACCAAGTCCAAGGGCTCCATCCGAATCTGACTTGTACGCTCAAGAGGCATCAATTGATCAAGACCCACAATCTTTAGAGCCCACTGGATCACCAGATCCCGTTGCAGATACAAACTTCAGATTGCACGTGCACACTGAGGATGCTGATCAAAATATGGATCACCTAAAGCAAATGGAGAATTGCAGAAGACAGCCAACTGTGACCTGCTATCTACTATCAAAACCTTCTAGAAATTTTCGGAGTGGTTTCTACTCGGGTCAGGTTCCAGTGGCAAAGTCTTCCATTTCGATGAAACATGGCACTCACAAGGATCCAAAGGCTGCTACATCAGCCAATTGGAATAAAATTTGGACACGGAAATTCAGACCTGATAGTGAAGAAGCGGGTTCGTCTGACAGAGTAGACAGAGAACATAGAGATCAGCCAGTTATCATTGATAACTCTGAAGTTTTAATAGGTTCTATCAGTGTCACACTTGGACAATCAAATGATTGTTGCCAGGACTCGAGCTCCCCCTGCTGTAGTCATTATCAAGAGAAGTTGGTTAAGCCTGATTCCAGTATGAACGATGTCAACTGCTCCGGAGCAAGGCTGTGGAAACCAGTGGCTTGTCAAGATAACTGTGATTATGCCATCATAAGAAGTGATAAGAGAGAGAACAAAATGGACAGACACGCTACTGGAACTGCTATTTCACCTGATCAGAGCTGTCTTGCTTCTGGTGGAATGGATGGTGCTGGTTCTGAGAGGTGCAAGGATTTGTTGGCACTGCACAGAAGTGCAAACTTGTCAGGACCTTTGCTATTCTCAGTCAAAGATGCGGAGGCTTTCCTTGCTCAGA ATACCATGTTCAATTGGTTTTCAGCTCTCGTCTGTTCATCAGGTGGCTGA